One Watersipora subatra chromosome 4, tzWatSuba1.1, whole genome shotgun sequence genomic window carries:
- the LOC137392863 gene encoding uncharacterized protein: MATYIFLALATLALQSFAVIAASPCGIENWIETPWGTCVKVFKNAPISWSEAQTECRGRGGDLFMPEDQSQSAWFRGLALQYYPLRAFWLGARYELHGDEGKGWYWQKLSGSEKLQYGEFSAGEPNMKLQSLADSCLIFGSNLEWWDDDCSLKGPYIDTACERPQTGGADSVVG, from the exons ATGGCTACTTACATTTTCCTAGCGCTGGCCACGCTGGCCTTACAGAGCTTTG CAGTCATTGCGGCTTCACCGTGTGGAATAGAGAATTGGATAGAGACACCGTGGGGAACCTGTGTGAAAGTCTTTAAGAATGCTCCGATATCATGGAGTGAAGCGCAGACTGAGTGCAGAGGTCGTGGTGGGGATTTGTTCATGCCCGAAGATCAGAGTCAATCTGCTTGGTTCAGAGGCTTGGCTCTACAAT ATTACCCGTTGAGAGCATTCTGGCTTGGAGCCAGGTATGAATTGCATGGAGACGAAGGAAAGGGATGGTATTGGCAAAAGCTATCGGGCTCAGAAAAACTGCAGTACGGTGAGTTCAGTGCTGGAGAGCCTAACATGAAGTTACAGTCGCTTGCTGATTCTTGCCTCATATTCGGATCAAACCTTGAGTGGTGGGATGATGACTGCTCCTTGAAAGGCCCATACATTGATACAGCTTGCGAGCGACCACAGACAGGAGGAGCAGATTCTGTAGTTGGCTAG